In the genome of Rhodoplanes sp. Z2-YC6860, one region contains:
- a CDS encoding SRPBCC family protein, which translates to MEFDNAFEVPLPPEQAWPVLMNVQGIAPCMPGAQLTEVVDDKTYKGNIGVRLGPVALTFAGTVVFEAIDNTNYSASVRAQGNDAKGRGAAQAKSTFRLEPSAAGSKVLVHTDLTLSGAVAQYGRGVGMIQATASAIMNQFANNLKKQLADPSAAAAAKPISAASLAGQVAWTAIKDKFGGGKSE; encoded by the coding sequence ATGGAATTCGACAACGCTTTCGAAGTGCCGCTGCCTCCCGAGCAGGCTTGGCCAGTGCTGATGAACGTCCAGGGGATTGCACCCTGCATGCCCGGCGCGCAGCTCACCGAAGTCGTCGACGACAAGACCTACAAGGGTAACATCGGCGTGCGTCTCGGACCGGTGGCGCTGACCTTCGCCGGCACCGTGGTGTTCGAGGCGATCGACAACACCAATTACAGCGCCAGCGTGCGCGCGCAGGGCAACGACGCCAAGGGTCGCGGCGCGGCGCAAGCCAAGTCGACGTTCCGGCTGGAGCCGTCGGCGGCGGGCTCCAAGGTCCTGGTGCACACCGACCTGACGCTGTCTGGCGCCGTCGCGCAGTACGGCCGCGGCGTCGGCATGATCCAGGCCACGGCTTCGGCGATCATGAATCAATTCGCCAACAACCTGAAGAAGCAGCTCGCCGATCCTTCGGCGGCAGCGGCTGCCAAGCCGATTTCCGCAGCTTCGCTCGCGGGCCAGGTGGCGTGGACCGCGATCAAGGACAAGTTCGGCGGGGGCAAGTCGGAGTAA
- a CDS encoding ester cyclase translates to MSKETDNKAIVGRWFTEFWGKKVNLAVIDEIAAPDMLLKYSLHEPRRGRDDIRAFMTDFRAAFPDLNFWGTADVIAEGDYVVGQWEGGGTHTGPAFKDFLVGGLPAATGRKMHFTGTTVLKVVNGRIVEEIGLDDGVTALTQLGLIKAA, encoded by the coding sequence GTGAGCAAGGAAACAGACAACAAAGCCATCGTCGGCCGTTGGTTCACCGAATTCTGGGGCAAGAAGGTCAATCTCGCGGTGATCGATGAGATCGCCGCGCCGGACATGCTGCTCAAATATTCGCTGCATGAACCGCGCCGCGGTCGCGATGACATCAGAGCGTTCATGACCGATTTCCGCGCCGCATTCCCCGATCTCAATTTCTGGGGCACCGCGGATGTGATCGCCGAGGGCGATTACGTCGTTGGCCAGTGGGAAGGCGGCGGCACCCACACAGGTCCGGCCTTCAAGGATTTCCTGGTGGGCGGCCTGCCAGCCGCGACCGGCCGCAAGATGCACTTCACCGGCACGACGGTGCTGAAGGTGGTCAACGGCAGGATCGTCGAGGAGATCGGTCTCGATGACGGCGTGACGGCGCTGACCCAGCTCGGCCTGATCAAGGCCGCCTGA
- the ada gene encoding bifunctional DNA-binding transcriptional regulator/O6-methylguanine-DNA methyltransferase Ada, protein MIAAFADIPRPAPPAVADDPRWARIVARDKTADGQLWYSVATTGVYCRASCPSRTANPKNVQLHDTLESARATGFRPCKRCNPDSPSSDAGNAALVLKACRIIGESEEEPSLETLASAIGRSPGYFHRVFKSVIGVTPKDYAAAHRARKVRAGLASGITVTEAIYDAGFNSSGRFYEKSTGMLGMTPSRYRAGGANEEIKFAVGETSLGAILVASSRKGVAAIMLGDDPDDLIRSLQDRFSNAHLIGADRDYEVLVARVVGLVETPGSSVSLPLDVRGTAFQQRVWQALREIPAGETVCYAEIARRVGSPKAARAVAAACAANNLAVAIPCHRVVRNDGADSGYVWGVERKRVLLDRETPSTPP, encoded by the coding sequence ATGATCGCAGCATTTGCCGACATCCCGCGGCCCGCGCCCCCCGCGGTGGCGGACGATCCGCGATGGGCGCGCATTGTCGCGCGCGACAAGACGGCTGACGGGCAGCTCTGGTATTCGGTTGCGACAACCGGTGTCTATTGCCGGGCGTCGTGTCCGTCGCGCACCGCCAACCCAAAAAACGTCCAGCTCCACGACACGCTCGAAAGCGCAAGGGCGACCGGCTTCCGGCCCTGCAAACGCTGCAATCCCGACAGTCCTTCCAGCGACGCTGGGAATGCCGCGCTGGTCCTGAAGGCGTGCCGGATCATTGGCGAGAGCGAGGAGGAGCCGTCGCTTGAAACGCTGGCCAGCGCGATCGGCCGCAGCCCGGGCTATTTTCATCGCGTGTTCAAGTCCGTCATCGGCGTGACGCCGAAGGATTATGCCGCCGCGCATCGCGCCAGGAAGGTCCGGGCCGGATTGGCCTCGGGCATCACCGTCACCGAGGCGATCTACGATGCGGGGTTCAATTCCAGCGGGCGGTTTTATGAGAAATCGACCGGCATGCTCGGCATGACGCCGTCACGATATCGCGCCGGCGGCGCCAACGAGGAGATCAAGTTCGCCGTCGGCGAGACATCGCTGGGCGCCATCCTGGTCGCATCGAGCCGGAAGGGCGTTGCCGCGATCATGCTGGGAGACGATCCGGACGATCTCATCCGCAGCCTCCAGGATCGTTTTTCGAACGCGCATCTCATCGGCGCCGATCGCGACTACGAGGTGCTGGTCGCGCGGGTGGTCGGCCTCGTCGAGACGCCGGGAAGCAGCGTCAGCCTTCCTCTCGATGTCCGCGGCACCGCCTTCCAGCAGCGGGTCTGGCAGGCGCTCCGGGAAATTCCCGCGGGCGAGACGGTTTGCTATGCCGAGATTGCACGGCGTGTCGGATCGCCGAAGGCGGCACGCGCGGTCGCCGCGGCTTGCGCTGCGAACAATCTCGCTGTTGCCATTCCGTGCCACCGCGTGGTCCGCAACGATGGCGCGGACTCGGGCTATGTCTGGGGCGTGGAACGCAAGCGCGTCCTGCTCGACCGGGAAACGCCGTCAACGCCACCTTGA
- the alkB gene encoding DNA oxidative demethylase AlkB: MDDLFERIAPVQPSRETMADGAVLLRRAALPFEKDLLAALTGITAISPFRRMVTPGGYTMSVAMTNCGAAGWITDRTGYRYDRIDPQTGKPWPPMPDCFLELAVVAAADAGYPQFRPDACLVNRYEPGARLSLHQDKNERDLAHPIVSVSLGLPATFQFGGLKRNDPVRKFALKHGDVAVWGGPSRLFFHGVAELKDGDHETFGRMRINLTFRGAL; this comes from the coding sequence ATGGACGATCTGTTCGAACGCATCGCCCCTGTGCAGCCGTCCAGGGAAACCATGGCGGATGGCGCCGTGCTGTTGCGCCGTGCCGCGCTGCCGTTTGAAAAGGATCTGCTGGCTGCGCTGACTGGCATCACTGCGATATCTCCGTTCCGGCGCATGGTCACACCGGGCGGCTACACCATGTCGGTGGCCATGACCAATTGCGGCGCGGCCGGGTGGATCACCGACCGGACGGGATATCGCTACGACCGGATCGACCCGCAGACCGGCAAGCCGTGGCCGCCGATGCCGGACTGCTTTCTTGAGCTGGCGGTCGTTGCGGCGGCGGACGCCGGTTATCCGCAATTCCGTCCCGACGCCTGCCTGGTCAATCGCTACGAGCCGGGTGCGCGTCTGTCGTTGCATCAGGACAAGAACGAGCGCGACCTCGCCCATCCGATCGTCTCCGTGTCGCTGGGGCTGCCCGCGACATTTCAGTTCGGCGGTTTGAAGCGCAACGACCCGGTGCGGAAGTTCGCGCTCAAGCATGGCGATGTTGCCGTCTGGGGCGGGCCGTCGCGTCTGTTCTTTCACGGAGTCGCGGAGTTGAAGGATGGCGATCACGAAACCTTCGGACGCATGCGCATCAACCTGACCTTTCGCGGCGCGCTTTAG
- a CDS encoding glutathione S-transferase family protein — MGQLVEGKWTTENVLVQHDAKGLYFKRDSVFRDRISGEAGAKFPAEHGRYHLYCAVACPWAHRTTLMRTLKKIEPFVTLTNTFQEPGGQGWSFGEAGHVVPGTDRRVRFLHELYSIADPTCTTRVTVPTLWDATRSVVNNESSEILRIFNEAFVDLAEPTPDYYPAPLRSEIDATNALVLKGVNNAVNGCGYSISQEAYDGSIKLLFDTLDGLEHRLSQQRYLCGDAQTEADWRLFPSLVRFDPCYYVGYKCNLRRLDEYPNLSNYLRELYQTPGIADVCDIAGMKRGVFSKAGPVGSNGIVPIGPAIDYSRPHDRGRLARRVA, encoded by the coding sequence ATGGGACAGCTTGTCGAAGGCAAATGGACGACCGAAAACGTCCTGGTGCAGCACGACGCCAAGGGGCTGTACTTCAAGCGCGACTCCGTTTTCCGTGATCGCATCAGCGGCGAGGCGGGGGCGAAATTCCCCGCTGAGCACGGCCGCTATCACCTTTACTGTGCGGTGGCCTGCCCATGGGCGCATCGCACCACGCTGATGCGGACGCTGAAAAAGATCGAGCCGTTCGTGACGCTCACCAACACCTTCCAGGAGCCGGGCGGGCAGGGCTGGTCGTTCGGCGAAGCTGGCCATGTCGTGCCCGGCACCGACCGGCGGGTGCGCTTCCTCCATGAGCTTTATTCGATCGCCGATCCCACCTGCACAACGCGCGTAACCGTGCCGACGCTCTGGGACGCCACCCGCAGCGTTGTCAACAACGAGTCCTCCGAGATCCTCCGCATCTTCAACGAGGCCTTCGTGGACCTCGCCGAGCCGACGCCGGATTACTATCCGGCGCCGCTGCGATCAGAGATCGATGCGACCAACGCGCTGGTGCTGAAGGGCGTCAACAACGCCGTCAACGGCTGCGGTTATTCGATCTCGCAGGAGGCTTACGACGGCTCGATCAAGCTTCTGTTCGACACGCTGGATGGCCTGGAGCATCGGCTTTCGCAGCAGCGCTATCTGTGCGGCGATGCGCAAACCGAGGCGGACTGGCGGCTGTTCCCGAGCCTCGTTCGCTTCGATCCCTGCTACTACGTCGGCTACAAGTGCAACCTGCGCCGGCTCGACGAATACCCGAACCTGTCGAATTATCTGCGCGAGCTTTATCAGACGCCCGGCATTGCCGACGTCTGTGACATCGCCGGCATGAAGCGCGGCGTGTTCAGCAAGGCTGGTCCTGTTGGCTCGAACGGCATCGTCCCGATCGGCCCCGCCATCGACTACTCAAGGCCGCACGATCGCGGCCGGCTGGCGCGGCGCGTGGCTTGA
- the idi gene encoding isopentenyl-diphosphate Delta-isomerase produces the protein MSGDQRTTSDTDPIILVDADDVQIGTAGKLDAHQRGLRHRAISVLVRNASGEFLLQRRNPAKYHSGGLWTNACCSHPLPDEATSDAARRRLSQEMGFTCALEPLFVYHYNDPVPGGLIENEIVHVYGGRHDGAIRPDPAEVSEFKWVRYADMIADMRARPEAYTVWFRRYIDTHGEMLERWLKGH, from the coding sequence ATGTCCGGCGACCAAAGGACGACGAGCGACACCGATCCCATCATCCTGGTCGATGCCGACGACGTCCAGATCGGCACCGCCGGCAAGCTCGACGCTCACCAACGCGGACTAAGGCACCGTGCCATCTCGGTGCTGGTGCGCAACGCCAGCGGCGAATTTCTGCTGCAGCGGCGAAATCCCGCGAAGTACCACTCCGGCGGACTCTGGACCAACGCCTGCTGCAGCCATCCGCTGCCTGACGAGGCGACCTCCGATGCGGCGCGGCGCAGGCTTTCGCAGGAGATGGGATTTACCTGCGCGCTCGAGCCGCTGTTCGTCTACCACTACAACGATCCGGTGCCCGGCGGCCTGATCGAGAACGAGATCGTGCATGTGTACGGCGGCCGGCACGACGGCGCGATCAGGCCCGATCCGGCCGAGGTCAGCGAGTTCAAGTGGGTGCGCTACGCCGACATGATCGCCGACATGCGGGCGCGGCCGGAGGCCTATACGGTCTGGTTTCGGCGCTACATCGACACCCACGGCGAGATGCTGGAGCGCTGGCTCAAGGGGCATTAG
- a CDS encoding orotate phosphoribosyltransferase, producing the protein MTQGLGFADRKVMAELTAKMLLEVEAVRFMEDKPFIFTSGWASPVYTDCRRLISFPRVRQTLIDFGAATVLRDVGFEQFDTVVGGETAGIPFAAWMADRLMLPMQYVRKKPKGFGRNAQIEGHLEPGQRVLLVEDLTTDGRSKVNFCNALRAAGATVDHIFVFFFYGIYPEGQKILADLGIKMHHLCTWWDVLDFAKSCGQFDPIKLQEIEKFLHDPAGWSKAHGGVSTAAAE; encoded by the coding sequence ATGACACAGGGCCTGGGATTTGCTGACCGGAAGGTGATGGCCGAGTTGACGGCCAAGATGCTCCTTGAGGTGGAGGCTGTCCGCTTCATGGAGGACAAGCCGTTCATCTTCACCTCCGGTTGGGCCAGCCCGGTCTACACGGACTGCCGAAGGCTGATCTCGTTTCCGCGGGTGCGGCAGACGCTGATCGACTTCGGCGCCGCGACCGTGCTGCGCGACGTCGGCTTCGAGCAGTTCGACACGGTGGTCGGCGGCGAGACCGCCGGCATCCCGTTCGCGGCCTGGATGGCCGATCGCCTGATGCTTCCGATGCAGTATGTGCGCAAGAAGCCGAAGGGCTTCGGCCGCAATGCCCAGATCGAGGGACATCTCGAGCCGGGCCAGCGCGTGCTGCTGGTCGAGGACCTCACCACCGACGGCCGCAGCAAGGTCAACTTCTGCAACGCGCTGCGCGCCGCCGGCGCCACCGTCGACCATATCTTCGTCTTCTTCTTCTACGGCATCTACCCGGAAGGCCAGAAGATCCTGGCCGATCTCGGCATCAAGATGCATCATCTGTGCACTTGGTGGGACGTGCTCGACTTCGCCAAGAGCTGCGGCCAGTTCGATCCGATCAAGCTGCAGGAAATCGAGAAGTTCCTGCACGACCCAGCCGGCTGGTCGAAAGCCCATGGCGGCGTGTCGACGGCCGCCGCCGAGTAA
- a CDS encoding IS630 family transposase (programmed frameshift), with translation MTRPLSNDLRERVVAAVRNGESCRTVASRFGVAVSSVVKWSQRYRTTGSVSPSKMGGYRKPVLDPHRAFILERIRQTPHLTLHGLKDELAARGVKVSHNAVWLFLRREDLRFKKTLFALEQARADIARRRKRWRSWQAGLDPRRLVFIDETWIKTSMAPLRGWGRKGDRLRAYAPHGHWRTLTFLGALRHDGLTAPCVFDGPINGECFRAYVQQQLVPALKAGDIVVMDNLGSHKAAVLRQIIRAAGARLWYLPPYSPDLNPIEQAFAKIKHWMRMAQRRTIDDVWRQIGSLVTTIGPRECSNYFANAGYASVKL, from the exons ATGACCCGACCTCTGTCCAATGATCTGCGTGAGCGTGTCGTTGCGGCGGTGCGGAACGGTGAGAGCTGCCGGACGGTGGCTTCGCGGTTCGGCGTGGCGGTGTCGTCGGTGGTGAAGTGGTCTCAGCGCTATCGGACGACTGGCTCAGTGTCGCCGAGCAAGATGGGTGGATATCGCAAGCCGGTGCTCGATCCGCATCGGGCCTTCATCCTGGAGCGCATCAGACAGACCCCGCATCTGACCCTGCATGGGCTGAAGGACGAACTTGCCGCGCGTGGGGTAAAGGTCTCGCACAATGCCGTGTGGCTGTTCCTGCGGCGCGAAGACCTGCGGTTC AAAAAAACACTGTTCGCGCTTGAACAGGCCCGGGCCGACATCGCCCGCAGACGAAAGCGCTGGCGATCCTGGCAGGCCGGTCTCGATCCACGGCGTTTGGTCTTCATCGACGAAACCTGGATCAAGACCAGCATGGCCCCGCTGCGCGGATGGGGACGCAAGGGCGATCGCCTGCGAGCTTACGCGCCGCATGGTCATTGGCGGACGCTGACCTTCCTCGGCGCGCTCCGCCACGACGGCCTCACAGCCCCTTGCGTGTTCGATGGCCCGATCAACGGCGAGTGCTTCCGAGCCTATGTCCAGCAGCAACTCGTTCCCGCACTGAAGGCCGGCGATATTGTCGTCATGGACAACCTCGGAAGCCACAAGGCTGCCGTGCTGCGACAGATCATAAGAGCAGCCGGAGCCAGGCTCTGGTACCTGCCGCCCTACTCGCCGGACCTCAATCCGATCGAGCAGGCCTTCGCCAAGATCAAACATTGGATGCGCATGGCTCAAAGGCGCACCATCGACGATGTCTGGCGCCAAATCGGCAGCCTCGTCACAACCATAGGCCCCCGCGAATGCAGCAACTACTTCGCAAACGCCGGATACGCTTCCGTCAAATTGTGA
- a CDS encoding methylated-DNA--[protein]-cysteine S-methyltransferase, which produces MNLMISEAHSQRLRAAAETLSYATGESALGVVLVARSISDVCAILIGDDCGALAVDLAARFPKAGLVANDDAVCDDLAKVIRFVEQPAEGLYLSLDLRGTPFQRRVWEKLRGIPVGRTVTYTELARWVGPLTSARAVAGACAANPIALAVPCHRVVRRDGDLADYRWGIERKREMIGREARASASAR; this is translated from the coding sequence ATGAACCTCATGATTTCCGAAGCCCACTCGCAGCGTTTGCGAGCTGCCGCGGAAACGCTCTCTTATGCGACCGGAGAAAGCGCCTTGGGCGTTGTGCTCGTCGCTCGCAGCATCTCGGATGTCTGCGCCATTCTGATTGGCGACGACTGCGGCGCGCTCGCGGTGGACCTTGCCGCCCGTTTTCCGAAAGCCGGACTGGTGGCGAACGACGACGCCGTCTGCGACGATCTGGCAAAGGTGATCCGCTTCGTGGAGCAGCCTGCCGAGGGACTTTATCTTTCGCTCGATCTGCGCGGGACGCCGTTCCAGCGCCGCGTCTGGGAGAAGCTTCGCGGAATCCCGGTCGGACGCACGGTGACCTACACGGAGTTGGCTCGCTGGGTCGGACCGCTCACGTCGGCCCGCGCGGTCGCCGGCGCCTGTGCCGCCAATCCGATCGCACTGGCCGTTCCCTGCCACCGCGTCGTGCGTCGCGATGGCGATCTGGCGGATTATCGCTGGGGCATTGAGCGCAAGCGCGAGATGATCGGCAGAGAGGCCAGGGCATCAGCGTCGGCGCGCTAG